A genomic region of Janthinobacterium lividum contains the following coding sequences:
- a CDS encoding chemotaxis protein CheW: protein MTNLIATESPAAIDDCWNHIGVVGDQSCPKLPANVHCRNCDVYAGAAQRNLQRPVDEHYQRDWASHFRQIDAGGEVRDSSVLVFRIGREWLALPTRVFDSVAPQAKPHVLPHRGGRGLAGIVNIGGKLYPCMSLASLLGIDEQGAPPAKGRHTFARLLLMRWEEQAYALPVADLHGIVRYASSTVQAPAATINKGLSRYLSCVITEGDMRIGCLDTALIGFQLARLLR from the coding sequence ATGACCAACCTCATCGCCACCGAGTCCCCCGCCGCCATCGACGACTGCTGGAACCATATCGGCGTGGTCGGCGACCAGAGCTGCCCCAAGCTACCGGCCAACGTGCATTGCCGCAACTGCGACGTGTATGCGGGCGCCGCCCAGCGCAACCTGCAGCGGCCCGTGGATGAACACTACCAGCGCGACTGGGCCAGCCACTTCCGCCAGATCGATGCGGGCGGCGAAGTACGCGACAGCTCGGTGCTGGTGTTTCGCATCGGCCGCGAATGGCTGGCGCTGCCCACGCGCGTGTTCGACTCCGTGGCGCCGCAGGCCAAGCCGCACGTGCTGCCGCACCGCGGCGGGCGCGGCCTGGCGGGCATCGTCAATATCGGCGGCAAGCTGTATCCATGCATGTCGCTGGCCAGTTTGCTGGGTATCGACGAACAGGGCGCGCCGCCGGCCAAGGGCCGCCACACGTTCGCGCGCCTGCTGCTGATGCGCTGGGAAGAGCAGGCCTACGCCCTGCCCGTGGCCGACCTGCACGGCATCGTGCGCTATGCATCAAGCACCGTGCAGGCGCCGGCGGCCACCATCAACAAGGGCCTGTCGCGCTATCTGTCCTGTGTCATCACCGAAGGCGACATGCGCATCGGCTGCCTCGACACGGCGCTGATCGGCTTTCAACTTGCGAGACTATTACGATGA
- a CDS encoding pyrimidine/purine nucleoside phosphorylase, whose amino-acid sequence MSTQLDNVSVVKKSNIYFDGKCISHNVILADGTKKSVGVIFASSLRFNTGAPEIMEIVSGLCKVRLADATEWNSYAAGTQFKVPGNSYFDIETVETVDYVCHFG is encoded by the coding sequence ATGAGCACACAACTGGACAATGTCAGCGTCGTCAAGAAGTCGAATATTTACTTTGACGGCAAATGCATCTCGCATAACGTCATCCTGGCCGATGGCACGAAGAAAAGCGTGGGCGTGATTTTCGCGTCATCGTTGCGCTTCAATACGGGCGCGCCGGAAATCATGGAAATCGTCAGCGGCCTGTGCAAGGTGCGCCTGGCCGACGCGACAGAATGGAACAGCTATGCCGCGGGCACGCAATTCAAGGTGCCGGGCAATAGCTATTTTGATATTGAAACGGTCGAAACCGTCGACTACGTCTGCCACTTCGGCTAA
- a CDS encoding diguanylate cyclase, whose product MPEFSSSFIQQEPALTEFKVSVLLVDDQLIIAEAIRRMLSDQQDIEFHYMTDATQALDTALRLQPTVILQDLVMPGIDGFALIKLYRENEALAHVPVIVMSAKDDPKLKAHSFAVGANDYVVKLPDRLELLARIRYHSAAHISRLQRDQAFRFLRESQKNLADANIELQKLAALDGLTGIANRRRFDETLQFEWQRGQRDKTPLSLLFCDIDHFKSYNDHFGHLAGDLGLKKVAAVLTEHLKRPADLAARYGGEEFALILPETNPAGALLIAEACRRHLEGLQIENPAASTGIVTISIGVATIVPSPDSTVEQLINRADQALYAAKRGGRNSVLSAADVQD is encoded by the coding sequence ATGCCAGAATTTTCCTCCAGCTTCATCCAGCAAGAACCCGCATTGACCGAATTCAAGGTCAGCGTCCTGCTGGTGGACGACCAGTTGATTATTGCTGAGGCAATCCGGCGCATGCTGAGCGATCAGCAGGATATCGAGTTTCACTATATGACCGACGCCACCCAGGCGCTGGACACGGCGCTGCGTTTGCAACCGACCGTCATCCTGCAGGATCTGGTGATGCCGGGCATCGACGGCTTCGCCTTGATCAAGCTGTACCGCGAAAACGAGGCGCTGGCGCATGTGCCGGTGATCGTGATGTCGGCCAAGGATGACCCGAAGCTGAAGGCGCACAGCTTTGCCGTCGGCGCCAACGATTACGTGGTGAAACTGCCAGACCGCCTGGAGTTGCTGGCGCGCATACGCTATCACTCGGCGGCCCACATCAGCCGCTTGCAGCGCGACCAGGCTTTTCGTTTCCTGCGAGAAAGTCAAAAAAACCTGGCCGACGCGAATATCGAGCTGCAGAAACTGGCCGCCCTCGATGGCTTGACGGGCATCGCCAACCGCCGCCGCTTCGATGAAACCCTGCAATTCGAATGGCAGCGTGGCCAGCGCGACAAAACACCGCTGAGCTTGCTGTTCTGCGATATCGACCATTTTAAAAGCTATAACGATCACTTTGGCCACCTGGCGGGCGACCTGGGCCTGAAAAAAGTCGCCGCCGTGCTGACGGAACATTTGAAACGCCCGGCCGACCTGGCCGCCCGTTACGGCGGCGAAGAATTCGCCTTGATCCTGCCGGAAACGAATCCGGCCGGCGCGCTGCTGATCGCCGAAGCGTGCCGGCGCCATCTGGAAGGCTTGCAGATCGAGAATCCGGCGGCAAGCACGGGCATCGTCACCATCTCGATCGGCGTGGCCACTATCGTGCCTTCGCCGGACTCGACGGTCGAGCAATTGATCAACCGCGCCGACCAGGCCCTGTACGCGGCCAAGCGCGGCGGACGCAACAGCGTGTTGAGCGCCGCTGACGTCCAGGACTGA
- the murB gene encoding UDP-N-acetylmuramate dehydrogenase, producing the protein MSAELTIEHNYSLQRLNTFGITANAAAYVRITSQAELHAALQDPALSAMPRLILGGGSNIVLTGDFPGAVLHMATRGMRLAQADFETVLVTAAAGENWHDFVQWTLAQGVGGLENLSLIPGTVGAAPIQNIGAYGVEIKDYLHSVSVMHSASGIVFDMDRDACRFAYRDSIFKQADGRELIVLEVTFALPAEWQPNLRYAELAQAVAERNLAEPTAQQVAETVMAIRRRKLPDPAVIGNAGSFFKNPVVSREQCLALLERFPTLVHHAQPDGTEKLAAGWLIDQCGWKGKNLGPAGVYPKQALVLVNNGGARGADITRLAAAIQDDVEAKYGVRLSPEPVFI; encoded by the coding sequence ATGTCTGCAGAGCTCACCATCGAACACAATTACTCCCTCCAGCGCCTGAATACCTTCGGCATCACGGCCAACGCGGCCGCCTACGTACGCATCACCTCGCAGGCCGAATTGCACGCCGCGCTGCAAGATCCCGCCCTGTCCGCCATGCCGCGCCTGATACTGGGCGGCGGCAGCAACATCGTGCTGACGGGCGACTTTCCCGGCGCCGTGTTGCACATGGCTACGCGCGGCATGCGCCTGGCGCAGGCGGATTTCGAGACGGTACTCGTCACGGCCGCGGCCGGCGAAAACTGGCACGATTTCGTGCAATGGACCCTGGCGCAAGGCGTGGGCGGGCTGGAAAACCTGTCCCTGATTCCCGGCACGGTAGGCGCGGCGCCTATCCAGAATATTGGCGCGTATGGCGTTGAAATCAAGGATTATCTGCATAGCGTGAGCGTCATGCACAGCGCCAGCGGCATCGTCTTCGACATGGACCGCGATGCTTGCCGCTTCGCTTACCGCGACAGCATCTTCAAGCAGGCGGACGGGCGCGAGCTGATCGTGCTGGAAGTCACGTTTGCCTTGCCGGCCGAGTGGCAGCCGAACTTGCGCTATGCGGAACTGGCGCAGGCCGTGGCCGAGCGCAATCTTGCCGAGCCGACAGCACAACAGGTAGCCGAGACGGTGATGGCGATCCGCCGGAGAAAATTGCCCGATCCGGCCGTGATCGGCAATGCGGGTAGCTTCTTCAAGAATCCGGTGGTGTCGCGCGAGCAATGTCTTGCTTTGCTGGAACGTTTCCCGACCCTCGTGCACCATGCGCAGCCCGATGGCACGGAAAAGCTGGCGGCCGGCTGGCTGATCGATCAGTGCGGCTGGAAGGGGAAAAACCTGGGGCCCGCGGGAGTGTATCCCAAGCAGGCTCTGGTTCTGGTGAATAATGGCGGCGCTCGTGGCGCGGACATTACCCGGCTGGCGGCAGCGATACAGGATGATGTAGAGGCGAAATATGGCGTGCGCCTGTCGCCCGAGCCTGTGTTTATCTAA
- a CDS encoding YajQ family cyclic di-GMP-binding protein, translated as MPSFDVVSEADMIEVKNAVEQSNKEITTRFDFKGSDARVEHKENELTAFADSEFQLSQVRDVLTNKLTKRKVDVRFLDEGDIKKIGGDKVKQIIKIKNGIESDDAKKIVRVIKDSKMKVQASIQGEAVRVTGAKRDDLQAAMAMLRKDVPDMPLEFNNFRD; from the coding sequence ATGCCGTCATTTGATGTAGTCTCCGAAGCCGATATGATCGAAGTCAAGAATGCAGTCGAGCAATCCAACAAGGAAATCACGACCCGCTTCGACTTCAAGGGCAGCGACGCCCGCGTCGAGCACAAGGAAAACGAATTGACCGCGTTTGCGGACTCGGAATTCCAGCTCAGCCAGGTGCGCGACGTGCTGACCAACAAATTGACCAAACGCAAGGTCGATGTGCGCTTCCTCGACGAAGGTGACATCAAGAAGATCGGCGGCGACAAGGTCAAGCAGATCATCAAGATCAAGAATGGCATCGAATCGGATGATGCGAAGAAAATCGTGCGTGTCATCAAGGACAGCAAGATGAAGGTGCAAGCGAGCATCCAGGGCGAAGCCGTGCGCGTCACGGGCGCCAAGCGCGACGACCTGCAGGCGGCCATGGCCATGCTGCGCAAGGACGTGCCCGACATGCCGCTGGAATTTAACAATTTCCGCGATTAA
- a CDS encoding methyl-accepting chemotaxis protein, with protein MFKDLSIKNKLYLGFGSIVAIILILLGVAYNSFSRLSAANAWDRHTMEVLVEIDRIHNSILQIQVEARGFILTGNEASLNPGTDEMAVLSQHTQKAIAMTVDNKVQSERFRKIDQLTTTWVKEWINPLIEKRRALGNAPGATEAVARTMPPTGYPAVAQANKLLDEVAAEESRLLVERTATTTKLQETMLLTLALGGLLCVVLALGISYLLGRSILGPLNSLTDAVGRIAGGEQGARAAIISRDELGKVTEEFNRMAQTIQDNQANELAATNSLRAKVDSLLEVVSKAASGDLTGKVGITGNDAIGQLGNGLAKMFENLRSLLNNVQKAGIQVTTSATEIAASARQQEATGIEQAQTSVEILSTTKEISANTSQLLKTMEDATAVADYTTNATAEAQNNLKRMDSTMQHMVSATDSINAKLAALSEKASNINSVLITITKVADQTNILSLNAAIEAEKAGEAGRGFSVVATEIRRLADQTSVSTWDIEQMLKEMQSAVSASVMGMDKFSEEIRRSVGEVRQVAEQLSSVMDQVQKLTPQFDAVLQGMQSQAIGASQISDTMMQLNDATQQTVESLKATSEAVHQLQYAAGDLQSSVSTFAVTI; from the coding sequence ATGTTCAAAGACCTGAGTATCAAGAATAAACTGTACCTGGGCTTCGGCTCCATCGTGGCCATCATCCTGATCCTGCTGGGCGTGGCCTACAACAGCTTTTCGCGCCTGTCGGCAGCCAATGCATGGGACCGCCACACGATGGAAGTGCTGGTCGAGATCGACAGGATTCACAATTCCATCCTGCAAATCCAGGTGGAAGCACGCGGTTTCATCCTCACAGGCAACGAAGCCTCGCTGAACCCTGGAACGGACGAGATGGCGGTGCTGAGCCAGCACACGCAAAAAGCCATCGCCATGACGGTCGACAACAAGGTACAGTCGGAACGCTTCCGCAAGATCGACCAGCTGACCACCACCTGGGTCAAGGAGTGGATCAATCCCCTGATCGAGAAGCGCCGCGCGCTGGGCAACGCGCCGGGCGCCACGGAAGCGGTGGCGCGCACCATGCCGCCGACCGGCTATCCGGCCGTCGCGCAAGCGAACAAGCTGCTTGACGAAGTCGCTGCCGAAGAATCCCGCTTGCTGGTCGAACGCACGGCCACCACGACAAAATTGCAGGAAACCATGCTGCTGACCCTGGCGCTGGGCGGCCTGCTGTGCGTGGTGCTGGCGCTGGGCATTTCCTACCTGCTGGGCCGTTCCATCCTCGGCCCGCTGAACAGCCTGACGGACGCCGTCGGACGCATCGCCGGCGGCGAGCAGGGCGCGCGCGCCGCCATCATCTCGCGCGACGAGCTGGGCAAGGTGACGGAAGAATTCAACCGCATGGCGCAAACCATCCAGGACAACCAGGCTAACGAACTGGCCGCAACGAATAGCTTGCGGGCCAAGGTCGATTCCCTGCTGGAAGTGGTGTCGAAGGCGGCCTCGGGCGATCTGACGGGCAAGGTCGGCATCACGGGCAATGACGCCATCGGCCAGCTGGGCAACGGCCTGGCGAAGATGTTCGAAAATCTGCGCAGCTTGCTCAACAATGTGCAAAAAGCCGGCATCCAGGTGACGACCTCGGCCACGGAAATCGCCGCCTCGGCACGCCAGCAGGAAGCCACGGGCATCGAACAGGCGCAAACCAGCGTGGAAATTCTCAGCACCACCAAGGAAATCTCGGCCAACACGAGCCAGTTGCTGAAAACCATGGAAGACGCCACCGCCGTGGCCGACTACACGACGAATGCGACGGCCGAAGCACAAAACAACCTCAAGCGCATGGACTCGACCATGCAGCACATGGTCTCGGCGACCGATTCCATCAATGCCAAGCTGGCCGCCCTGTCGGAAAAAGCCAGCAATATCAATAGCGTACTGATCACCATCACCAAGGTGGCCGACCAGACCAACATCCTGTCGCTGAACGCCGCCATCGAGGCGGAAAAAGCGGGCGAAGCGGGCCGCGGCTTTTCCGTGGTGGCGACGGAAATCCGCCGCCTGGCCGACCAGACGTCCGTCTCCACTTGGGATATCGAGCAAATGCTCAAGGAAATGCAGTCGGCCGTTTCGGCCAGCGTGATGGGCATGGATAAATTCTCGGAAGAAATTCGCCGCAGCGTGGGCGAGGTGCGCCAAGTGGCGGAACAATTGTCGTCCGTGATGGACCAGGTGCAGAAACTCACGCCGCAATTCGATGCCGTTCTGCAAGGCATGCAATCGCAGGCCATCGGCGCCTCGCAGATTTCCGATACCATGATGCAGCTCAACGATGCCACGCAGCAGACGGTGGAATCGCTGAAAGCCACCAGCGAAGCGGTGCACCAGTTGCAATATGCGGCGGGCGACCTGCAGTCGAGCGTATCGACCTTCGCCGTCACCATCTGA
- a CDS encoding chemotaxis protein CheW has protein sequence MKVLLFHIGRDRYGLPLAGIVRVLPLLELKQLPLTPDYVAGLMDLHGTPVPVIDLSRLAGLPAAAAQFDTRIVIVDYRAPGGATHALGLLASQVRGIADIDAEKLDDSGVTTAPFLGQVASDADGIVQLVELEHLLPPDVRALLFQDAGAA, from the coding sequence ATGAAAGTACTGCTCTTTCACATCGGACGCGACCGCTATGGCCTGCCCCTGGCCGGCATCGTGCGCGTCTTGCCGCTGCTGGAGCTGAAACAGTTGCCGCTCACGCCAGACTACGTGGCCGGCCTGATGGACTTGCACGGCACGCCCGTGCCCGTGATCGACCTGTCGCGCCTGGCCGGGCTGCCTGCCGCCGCCGCGCAGTTCGACACGCGCATCGTCATCGTCGACTACCGCGCGCCCGGCGGCGCCACGCATGCGCTGGGCTTGCTGGCCTCGCAGGTGCGCGGCATCGCCGACATCGATGCGGAAAAGCTCGACGACAGCGGCGTGACGACGGCGCCCTTCCTGGGCCAGGTGGCCAGCGACGCCGACGGCATCGTGCAACTGGTGGAACTCGAGCACCTGCTGCCGCCCGACGTGCGCGCGCTGCTGTTTCAAGACGCGGGCGCGGCATGA
- the cheB gene encoding chemotaxis-specific protein-glutamate methyltransferase CheB, which translates to MKIAIANDVAMAAEALRRVVASTQEHQVLWIARTGLEAVRMCEGNRPDLILMDLNMPEMDGVEATRLIMEQSPCAILVVTGRPQDNVNQVFRALGAGALDVTATPVLQGQVGGDSELLAKIKTIGKLIRHSAEPPPPRQANGNGGERGDGQVSTLVAIGASTGGPSAVARVLSGWTAPPGCAIVVVQHIDETFASHFAKWLDDQLSMPVRVIAEGDELVSGTVLIAKTNDHLLLDQNYRLGYDAAPREYVYRPSVDVFFNCVAEHWRGDAIGVLLTGMGRDGGDGLLAMRRAGKTTIAQDQASSAVYGMPRAAAELDAAQHILPLDRIGASLRSRLGAKLNNGWEPSPNI; encoded by the coding sequence ATGAAAATTGCCATTGCCAACGATGTCGCCATGGCCGCCGAGGCCCTGCGCCGCGTGGTGGCCAGCACGCAGGAACACCAGGTGCTGTGGATCGCCCGCACGGGGCTCGAAGCCGTGCGCATGTGCGAAGGCAACCGCCCCGACCTGATCCTGATGGACCTGAACATGCCGGAGATGGATGGCGTCGAGGCGACGCGCCTGATCATGGAGCAAAGCCCGTGCGCCATCCTGGTGGTCACGGGCCGCCCGCAAGACAATGTCAACCAGGTCTTCCGCGCACTGGGCGCGGGCGCGCTCGACGTCACGGCCACCCCCGTGCTGCAGGGACAAGTGGGCGGCGACAGCGAGCTGCTGGCCAAGATCAAGACCATCGGCAAGCTGATACGCCACAGCGCAGAACCTCCGCCGCCGCGCCAGGCGAACGGCAATGGCGGCGAACGGGGCGATGGCCAGGTATCGACCCTGGTGGCCATCGGCGCCTCGACGGGTGGCCCTTCGGCCGTGGCCAGGGTGCTGTCCGGCTGGACGGCGCCGCCCGGCTGCGCCATCGTGGTGGTGCAGCACATCGATGAAACCTTTGCCTCGCACTTCGCCAAATGGCTCGATGACCAGCTCAGCATGCCTGTGCGCGTGATTGCCGAAGGCGACGAACTGGTGTCCGGCACGGTACTGATCGCCAAGACCAATGATCACCTGCTGCTAGATCAAAATTATCGTTTGGGTTACGATGCAGCACCACGCGAGTATGTTTACCGTCCTTCCGTCGATGTATTCTTCAACTGCGTGGCGGAGCACTGGCGCGGCGACGCCATCGGTGTATTGCTCACAGGCATGGGGCGCGACGGCGGCGATGGCTTGCTGGCCATGCGTCGCGCCGGCAAGACGACCATCGCGCAAGACCAGGCCAGCAGCGCCGTGTACGGCATGCCGCGCGCGGCGGCCGAACTCGATGCGGCGCAGCACATCCTGCCATTGGATAGAATTGGCGCCAGCCTGCGCAGCCGCCTGGGCGCCAAACTCAACAATGGGTGGGAGCCCTCCCCTAACATCTGA
- a CDS encoding hybrid sensor histidine kinase/response regulator, with amino-acid sequence MSQDQHGDLSAFSMLDLFRMEADSQTQILTDGLLAMERHAGDAAAVEAMMRAAHSIKGAAAIVGLQVVVQLAHGMEDSFVAAQHGRLKLTPERVDVLLSGVDLIVQLSRLDDAGAEAWLAANAAQIDQTLNAIAGIAELPELPALPSAPAPMPAPAAATPQAPVASGLAVEEPEAAAPAPRTGAAPAKAPAQNFDKLLSLASESRINAHQMHPFIGALQRFKRNQSSLFSAIEHLHEAIARAGDAGLMEKSLLALQKTQPLKQFMLEHIADIETYERRLLAVSQGMVDEVLALRMRPFRDGIHAFPRMVRDLARSLGKEVQLEIEGEDTLVDRDILAKIESPLNHMLRNAIDHGMEGPYERIDAGKEALGTIRMEARHRAGMLSIEISDDGRGVDLEKIRQSVIERKMASPVMAAALSPGELLEFLFLPAFSLKEKANQLSGRGVGLDIVHETIRQQNGTVRLESEPGRGFRALITLPLTQSIVRALVIDIQGEAYAIPIVKVESVVRVPQAAIHTLENKQFFELKGEHLGLVSAAQVLELGEAANQAEDLPVVVIGRGKQSYALVVDAIRGEQSLAVQAIDPIFGKMRDISAAALLDDGEPVLILDVPDLLLSIDKLLHEGGLHQLAQAGHAQQRRAKRILVVDDSLTVREMERKLLLARGFEVDVAIDGIDGWNVVRSGEYDLVITDVDMPRMDGIELVSLIKKDLHLHKLPVMIVSYKDRPEDRARGLSAGADYYLTKGSFHDETLLDAVADLIGDARL; translated from the coding sequence ATGAGCCAGGACCAGCACGGCGACCTGAGTGCCTTTTCCATGCTGGACCTGTTCCGCATGGAGGCGGACAGCCAGACCCAGATTCTCACCGACGGCTTGCTGGCGATGGAGCGCCATGCGGGCGACGCGGCCGCCGTCGAAGCGATGATGCGCGCGGCGCACTCGATCAAGGGCGCGGCCGCCATCGTCGGCCTGCAGGTGGTGGTGCAGCTGGCGCACGGCATGGAAGACAGCTTTGTCGCCGCCCAGCATGGCCGACTGAAGCTCACGCCGGAGCGGGTCGACGTGCTGCTCTCGGGCGTCGACCTGATCGTGCAGCTGTCGCGCCTGGACGACGCGGGCGCCGAAGCATGGCTGGCCGCGAATGCGGCGCAGATCGACCAGACCCTGAACGCCATCGCCGGCATCGCCGAGCTGCCCGAATTGCCGGCCCTGCCCTCGGCGCCTGCGCCCATGCCGGCGCCGGCAGCGGCCACACCACAGGCTCCCGTGGCCAGCGGCCTGGCGGTAGAGGAGCCGGAAGCGGCCGCGCCTGCGCCGCGCACGGGGGCCGCACCAGCCAAGGCCCCGGCGCAAAACTTCGACAAATTGCTGTCGCTGGCCAGCGAATCGCGCATCAACGCGCACCAGATGCACCCGTTCATCGGCGCGCTGCAGCGCTTCAAACGCAACCAGAGCAGCCTGTTTTCCGCCATCGAGCACCTGCACGAAGCCATTGCCCGCGCGGGCGACGCGGGCCTGATGGAAAAGTCGCTGCTGGCGCTGCAAAAGACGCAGCCCCTGAAGCAGTTCATGCTCGAGCACATCGCTGACATCGAAACCTATGAACGGCGCCTGCTGGCCGTCTCCCAAGGCATGGTCGACGAAGTGCTGGCCCTGCGCATGCGCCCCTTCCGCGACGGCATCCATGCATTTCCCCGCATGGTGCGCGACCTGGCGCGCAGCCTGGGCAAGGAAGTGCAGCTGGAGATCGAGGGCGAAGACACCCTGGTCGACCGCGACATCCTGGCGAAGATCGAAAGCCCGCTGAACCACATGCTGAGGAATGCCATCGACCATGGCATGGAAGGCCCGTACGAGCGCATCGACGCGGGCAAGGAAGCGCTGGGCACGATACGCATGGAGGCGCGCCACCGCGCCGGCATGCTGAGCATCGAAATCAGCGACGACGGCCGTGGCGTCGACCTGGAAAAAATCCGCCAGTCCGTCATCGAGCGCAAGATGGCCAGCCCCGTCATGGCCGCTGCGCTGTCGCCGGGCGAGCTGCTGGAATTCTTGTTCCTGCCTGCCTTCAGCCTGAAGGAAAAGGCGAACCAATTGTCCGGCCGCGGCGTGGGCCTCGACATCGTACACGAGACGATACGCCAGCAAAACGGCACGGTGCGCCTGGAATCGGAGCCGGGCCGGGGTTTCCGCGCCCTCATCACCCTGCCGCTGACGCAATCGATCGTGCGCGCGCTGGTGATCGATATCCAGGGTGAAGCCTACGCCATCCCCATCGTCAAGGTGGAAAGCGTGGTGCGCGTGCCGCAAGCGGCCATCCATACCCTGGAAAACAAGCAGTTCTTCGAACTCAAGGGCGAGCATCTGGGCCTGGTCTCGGCGGCGCAGGTGCTGGAACTGGGCGAAGCGGCGAACCAGGCCGAGGACTTGCCGGTGGTGGTGATCGGGCGCGGCAAGCAAAGCTATGCCCTGGTGGTCGACGCCATCCGCGGCGAGCAAAGCCTGGCGGTGCAAGCCATCGATCCGATTTTCGGCAAGATGCGCGACATTTCCGCCGCCGCCCTGCTCGACGACGGCGAACCGGTGCTGATCCTCGACGTGCCCGATTTGCTGCTGTCGATCGACAAGCTGCTGCACGAAGGCGGCCTGCACCAGCTGGCGCAGGCGGGCCACGCGCAGCAGCGCCGCGCCAAGCGTATCCTCGTCGTCGACGATTCGCTGACGGTGCGCGAAATGGAGCGCAAGCTGCTGCTGGCGCGCGGCTTCGAGGTCGACGTGGCCATCGACGGCATCGACGGCTGGAACGTGGTGCGCAGCGGCGAGTACGACCTCGTGATCACCGACGTCGACATGCCGCGCATGGATGGCATCGAACTGGTATCGCTGATCAAGAAGGACCTGCACCTGCACAAGCTGCCGGTGATGATCGTCTCGTACAAGGACCGTCCGGAAGACCGCGCGCGCGGCCTGTCCGCCGGCGCCGACTATTATCTGACCAAAGGCAGCTTCCACGACGAGACCTTGCTCGACGCGGTGGCCGACCTGATAGGAGATGCCCGCTTATGA
- a CDS encoding CheR family methyltransferase has translation MTAQALLRRATGLSVSKAVAERAVGQRMEQTGFSDSEAYLQALTPAEMTQLIELVVVPESWLFRDPQAFYATVELVQERWARGRATRILSIPCAGGEEPYSMAMALRDGGVPKQAFSIDAYDLSPGCIERAQAGVYGRNAFRAQDVAFRDRYFTHVADDAYRIIDSLREQVTFRQGNLLQFDTATYSRHYDVIFCRNLLIYFDKPTTRAAIHNLSALLADDGMLLAGYAEVPSFCQNGFATLQFRQAFALKKGTAAPASPAQVAPLPALRTLRSVPPAPRRAAAAAPAAATAPRTRPVSVPSPAPAAQAAQADLLAEARLLADRGQLREAGEKCHAHLARVPEAAEAYFMLGIINELAGKMDLADDYWRRCIYLQPDHYEALCHLSLLAERNGNHTAAATLKARAARIYQRRQASN, from the coding sequence ATGACGGCACAAGCCCTGCTGCGCCGCGCGACCGGCCTGTCCGTCTCCAAAGCCGTGGCCGAACGGGCCGTCGGCCAGCGCATGGAGCAAACGGGCTTCAGCGATAGCGAAGCCTACCTGCAGGCGCTCACGCCGGCCGAAATGACGCAATTGATCGAGCTGGTGGTGGTGCCGGAATCGTGGCTGTTCCGCGACCCGCAGGCGTTCTACGCCACCGTCGAACTGGTGCAGGAACGCTGGGCACGGGGGCGCGCCACGCGCATCCTGTCGATTCCCTGCGCGGGCGGCGAGGAACCGTATTCGATGGCCATGGCGCTGCGCGACGGCGGCGTGCCGAAACAGGCGTTCAGCATCGACGCGTATGACCTGAGTCCCGGCTGCATCGAGCGTGCGCAAGCCGGCGTGTATGGCCGCAATGCCTTCCGCGCGCAGGACGTGGCCTTCCGCGACCGCTATTTCACGCACGTGGCCGACGACGCCTACCGCATCATCGACTCCCTGCGCGAACAGGTGACCTTCAGGCAGGGCAATCTGCTGCAGTTCGATACCGCCACCTACAGCCGCCATTACGACGTCATCTTCTGCCGCAACCTCTTGATTTACTTCGACAAGCCGACCACGCGCGCGGCCATCCACAACCTGTCCGCCCTGCTGGCCGACGACGGCATGCTGCTGGCCGGCTATGCGGAAGTGCCGTCGTTCTGCCAGAACGGCTTTGCGACGCTGCAGTTCCGCCAGGCCTTCGCCCTGAAAAAGGGAACGGCGGCGCCGGCCAGCCCCGCGCAAGTGGCGCCGCTGCCGGCCTTGCGTACCCTGCGCAGCGTGCCGCCCGCGCCAAGGCGCGCCGCCGCAGCCGCCCCTGCTGCCGCGACAGCGCCGCGCACGCGCCCCGTGTCCGTGCCATCGCCGGCGCCGGCCGCGCAAGCCGCGCAGGCCGATTTGCTGGCCGAGGCGCGCCTGCTGGCCGACCGTGGCCAGCTGCGCGAGGCCGGCGAAAAATGCCACGCCCACCTGGCCAGAGTGCCCGAGGCGGCGGAAGCGTATTTCATGCTGGGCATCATCAATGAACTGGCCGGCAAGATGGACCTGGCCGACGATTACTGGCGCCGCTGCATCTACCTGCAGCCCGACCATTACGAAGCGCTGTGCCACCTGTCCCTGCTGGCCGAACGCAATGGCAACCACACGGCCGCCGCCACCCTGAAGGCGCGTGCGGCGCGCATCTACCAGCGCCGCCAGGCGTCCAACTAA